Part of the Lampris incognitus isolate fLamInc1 chromosome 1, fLamInc1.hap2, whole genome shotgun sequence genome is shown below.
TTTGCATACAGAGCGGGGACCCgggatctgatcacaagtggccaTTTGAGATGCATTTGAGGCATACTGTAATGCCCGGTGTGAAGAGCAATCCACTAATCCAAAAATCTGCATACATCTAGATACAAAAACAGGTCTGAGCAGACCTAAAGAGACCTGCGGGAGTAGTCTGGAAGAGATTCACACTTGTTCCACTAACACAAGAGACTATCTCATTCATACTAGGGTCATCGACAGTCTCTACGACACAAATACAAAACTGCACAAGGTATTTCCAGATCTTGGTCCACTCTGACTGCATTTGAGGGTTAGTTTGAATCTTGCTCTGTTTAGGTTGTGtttcactttgttttgttttctttacttACATAATAAAATGGAAGTTTTGGTTTCATGAACTGCATCTTAAAATCCTTTCCTCAATAGAAGACACTCGAAACAAAAAGAGTCTTCAATAAATAGTTAAAACTGAAATCCAAAACTTTTCCCCTTTAAAAAACTGTTATTTTAGTCATCTGGATCATGAAGTCGTGTTACGTAAGACTAACTGTTATCTGGACCATGCTTGGAGACCCTCAACAGTCTCCGTACACTGCTGTTGAGATGTTTTGGTCAGGTAGCACCAACTGGTGCAGTGGCAAACAAGTACGTGTTGAGAAATAACTGCAGCAGGAAAGAGACTGAAACCTTACGCCAAGGtggcgatgcttctgttggacaaacAATCTGTGCAGCTGTAGAACAGTGCTATGATCTACTTTGATGAGGTTTGTAATATATTAGACTACCTGCAGGCTGTCCAGAGGAGATCTAGAGAAGTAAACCttgataataaatcctgctattcctatgagtagcagtagtaggtgcATTCATGATGTTCTGGACTGGGGGACattgtggctttgcagatgatcaatgcatcttgacaatggaaaggtaCAAACGCTCCATTTAGCAGAGAACcacagaactgcatgtggagtagcaccCCATGCgttaaacaaacatgcacaaccgaaaccctattgggggcgtcctgacggacgacctatgTTGGTGAGGTTAGGAGATAGACTACCTGCATTAGCTTTGGTCCgaggatccttttttttttacaagggttGATGGCACTTGGacgacaatggctgctacaccttgtagaGCAGATGCAACAGGTCTGTTattctctgcctcctacatagTACAGTGATAAACACTGGAGTGTTGTTCTGCTGTAATACTGATCGTCTGTCCAGCAGAATTACCACATGGTCATCATCCTCTAAAGGATGAAGTAGCGAAAAAAGTCACAGATTACACCTTTAATCTGAATCTGACGAGCTGTTGAATTTCTTTAGTACATCCAGATTGTCCCACTTGTTATTCATTTGCCAAACATTCTAATTCGCCAGTTTATTGTTCTCAACTAATTTGTTTAGAAAAAGGATTTAAATAAGGCTTAAAGAAAAAACAATAGTGCTCATCCCAACACAATACGCAGTTGGTCTATCTCTGCGCTGCGTTATTGTCGAATAAAGTCAATAATATAATGTCAATATATCAtgttttatatatctatatatatatagatatagatatatatatatagatcgatagatagatcgatggatagatagacagacagatatagatatcATGAATAAAGTCAATAATATAATGTCAATATATCAtgttttatagatagatagatagatagatagatagatagatagatagatagatagatagatagatagatagatagataatcatGAATAAAGTCAATAATATAATGTCAACATATCATGttttatagacagacagatagataatcaTGAATAAAGTCAATAATAATGTCAATATATCATGAAAGTCAGTAATATGTCAGTATATCATAGCAGAATAACTTTAAGGCTATTCCAGACACAAGTTTACAAGTTATGGTAGCTAGCTAGATGGATTTCCCAAGAAATGAAAACGATGGAAGCGTTGGTTATGAAAGcacagcaacacaaacacacagccccACGTCGACCCAAAATGGCACCAACCTGCGCACAAGTTTAACCAGCTGCCACTCGACATGTTTTACAAGTTAGTGTGTTGGTTTGATGCCCAGACATTGAGTAACTAATGCTAAGCTAAGCTAGCTGGTATTTTTCGAGTTAGTAGACACTACCAGCTACAGCAAGGGAACCTTCTCTACACACCAGCGCTTCAGAGGCAAGCCTAGACTCAGCTCTAACGTGTTGCCTATATAACCTGGACATAATGTATAACCTGAATATCATATATAACCTGGATATAATGTATAACCTGAATATCATATATAACCCGGATATAATGTATAACCTGGATATATAACCCGGATATCATGTATAACCTGAATATATAACCTGGATATAATGTATAACCTGAATATATAACCCGGATATAATGTATAACCTGGATATATAACCCggatataatgtatgaattgaaTATAATGTATAGCCTGGATATAATATATAACCTGGATATAATGTATAACCTGAATAACATATATAACCTGGATATAATGTATAACCTGGATATATAACCCGGATATAATGTATAACCTGAATATAATGTATAGCCTGGATATAATGTATAACCTGAATAACATATATAACCTGGATATAATGTATAACCTGGATATATAACCCGGATATAATGTATAACCTAAATATAATGTATAACTTGGATATATAACCCGGATATAATGTATAACCTAAATATAATGTATAACCGGGATATATAACCTGAATAACATATATAACCTGAATATAATGTTTAACTTGGATATATAACCCAGATATAATGTATAACCTGGATATATAACCTGAATATAATGTTGAACTTGGATATATAACCCGGATACAATGTATAACCCGGATACAATGTATAACCCGGATACAATGTATAACCTGAATATAATGTATAGCCTGGATATATAACCCGGATATAATATATAACCCGGATACAATGTATAAGCTGAATATAATGTATAGCCTGGATATATAACCCGGATATAATATATAACCCGGATATAATGTATAGCCTGTATATATAACCTGATAAATTGCACTTGTCCAGAACAGCTCTACACGTAGCTGGCTACGCCACACACCGACATATAATGTTGTGTATTGTTAGTTAGCATTACCGCCGACCCGAACCGTGGCAGATAAACGATGCAGACACATATAAAACCCTTTCAAAATGTCGACGCTGCTTACAGTACCCTGCATGTCAAGAAAAGCCAGCCAGGCCTACCTGTTTGTTGTGCTGCAAAGCTGCGTCAAACAAAGAAACACAAACGATGCTGTAGATGCCTCTTCACATTAAAGCGACACCGAGTTTGACGTTcaactcttcttcttctccttctccttcttcttcttcttcttcttcttcttctacttcttcttcgtctttttcgtcttcttcttctgcatctGCTGCTTTCTACGCTTTTATGTCGGTTGGCAAACATCgatttggtgcattaccgccgCCAACTGGACTGGAGAGTGGCTCAGCATGTTTATCTTGTAAACCTGCCCTTTAACTctggctggtacccttctgtcacacatcactcctgactctcttctccacccactccaccctgcctgcactctcttctccacccactccaccctgcccgctctctcttcttcacccactccaccctgcccgcactctcttctccacccactccaccctgcccgcactctcttctccacccactccaccctgcccgcactctcttccccacccactccaccctgcccgcactctcttctccacccactccaccctgcctgcactctcttctccacccactccaccctgcctgcactctcttcttcacctctctcctgcactccccattactttggacagttgaccccaagtatttaaactcatacgccttcttcacctccactccttgcatcctgaccattccactgtcctccctctcattcacacataggtattccatcttgctcctactgaatttcattcttcttctctccagggcatacctccacctccccaggctctcgcccacctgcaccctactctcgctacagatcacaatgtcatccacgaacatcatcgtccacggagactcctgcctggtctcgtccgtcaacctgtccatcaccattgcaaacaggggtgacagagcctttgcagtggctgcccctgatctctggagcaacttaccagtacacatcagatctgctcagaccctagagacttttaaatctgggTTAAatacctacctcttctcgctggcattcaattcaagttgagctagatTTTATTggggaaatatacttttactcttgtgttttattgtttacattttaatttctttattttactatgtctgttttacatatatttttatattcatatgtgttacttattttatattgtattttaggcttgtgcagcactttggttcaactgtggttgttttaaatgtgctatataaataaacttgacttgacaaacAAGGAAGGgttcagagccggtccttgatgtaatcccacctccaccttgaacccatctgtcattccaaccacacacctcaccactgtcacacttccctcatacatatcctgcaccactcccacatacttctctgcaactcctgacttcctcatacaataccacacctcctctctcggcaccccgtcatatgctttctctaaatctacaaagacacaatgcaactccttctggccttctctatacttctccatcaacattctcaaagcaaacatcacatctgtggtgctctttcctggcatgaacccatactgctgctcgctgatcatcacctctcctcctcttaacctagcttctattactctttcccatatcttcatgctgtggctgatcaactttatacctctgtagttgctacagttctgcacatcgcccttgttcttgaaaatcggtaccagtatgcttcttctccactcctcaggcatcctctcactttccaagattgtgttaaacaatctagttaaaaaccccactgccatctctcctaaacatctccatgcctccacaggtacgtatgtcatctggaccaatggcctttccactcttcatcctcttcatagctgccctcacttcctccttgctaatccaccccacttcctgattcactatccccacatagtccaaccttctctctatctctttctctccattcatcagcccctcaaagtactccttccaccttcttagcacactctcctcgcttgtcagcacatttccatctctatccttgatcaccctaacttgctgcacatccttcttttgcagctcggtccctctgtctagccaatcggtacaagtccttttctccttccttagtgtctaatctgtcatacaactcaccatacgccttttccttttcctttgcctcctctctctttgctttacgctgcatctccttgtactcctgtctactttcttcatctctctgactatcccacttcttctttgccaacctcttcctctgtatactttgctgtacttcctcattccaccaccaagtctccttgtcttccttctgctgtcctgatgacacaccaagtaccttcctagctgtctccctcactatttctgcagtggttgtccagccatctggcaactcctcactaccacccagtgcctgtcttacctcctgcctgaactccacacaacagccttccttcttcaacttccaccatttgatctttggctctgccttcactctcttcctcttcttggtctccaaagtcatcctacagaccaccatccgatgctgtctagctacgttctcccctgtcaccaccctgcagtctccaatcccttttagatggcgccttctacataagatatagtccacctgtgtgcactttcctccactcttgtacgtcaccctgtgttcctccctcttcttgaaatatgtattcaccacagccatttccatccttttcacaacattgtctgtccttccacatttctctccttgacaccatacctacccatcacctccttatctcctctgttcccttcaccaacatgcccactgaagtccactccaatcaccactctctcctccttgggtaccctctgcaccacttcatccaactcactccagaattcttctttctcttccatctcacacccaacttgcggggcatatgggctgataacattcatcatcacaccttcaatttccagcttcatactcatcgctctgtctgacactctcttcaccttcaacacactcttgacatactcttccttcagaattacccctaccccattactcctcccattcacaccgtggtagaagagtttgaacccaccaccCATGCTCCTGGTCttgctccccttccacctggtctcttgcacacacagtacgcctagctctctccctttaccagtcatagtgccaacattcaaagttccgactctcacctccaccctcctacccttgctcctctcccgctgcctctagacatgcctccccctctccttctcctttgcccaacagtagcatagtttccaccggcaccctgctggccaacagcactggtgacagtcgttggtaacccgtgcctcgaccgatccggtatggaaatctgatttttgaTCTGCATAttagatttggcaaagatttaacaccggatgcccttcctgacgcacccCTCCCCATGTATCCGAGCTTGGAACCAGCACTAAgcatgcactggtttgtgcatcctcagtggctatgATTTATATTCAAATAGGTTTAAATATATTTATATCTGTATCttatctcgctctcgctctcgctctgtctctctctctctctctctctctctctctctatatatatatatatatatatatatgtatatatatatatatatatatatatataacctcaAAACGAAATTGTACATCTCAAGGGGTTTCTACAGTTTTGAAGATGATTGGTAATTGTGTATTTTATTTCATTATATTGTCTGTGGAGCCCTGGGCCAAAGAATTTCACAGCCTGCACCACTTGTTTGCATGCTGTGTTTTTGTGCTCATGACAATAAAACCTTGAACCTCTAGTGAAATAGTGCCATCCACAGAATCACACACAGGGAGGAGCCGCGTACTATCCTGTTTTGGGTTGATGATAAATGCTGCAGCAGCCTAATCCTGATTAAACAGTCCAATGCTGAACGTTTAAATGGACCTCATTTCATAAATTATTATACTACTAGGGATGCATACTTTATGAGCGTAGCCCCATGCTATCCGTCTATATATTTGTgttcggcacggtggcccagtggttagcattgttgccttactgcaagaaggtcccgggttcgaaccccaggccgtcccaggtcctttctgtgtggaggttgcatgttgtcTCCATGTCAGTGTGGGTTTCcgctcaccatcaaaaagacatgcatgttagagttaatactcctgtctgtgcccctgagcaaggcagttgaaagaagacctggagttgatcgccgggcgctgcagctgcccaccgctgctatacaacaggacgGCTACATGGTAGGACACATTTCGTTTTCACCTGTACAATGacacaaataaagtggctttcttcttctaaaAAGTTTAAATGTAATattaaatatattttaaaaaattaaaatgttTATTCTTAAACATTGAGGTTTAAAAAATGATAAAAGATAGATTAAAAACACATGAATTTATTTGTTATTGAGTGCACTTTACTAATAATGTAAGGTGTGACGGGGCACtactgattttctttttttatccatCATTTTCCCCCATTCTGCTCCAGTCCACTGCATAGTTACGTGGGCTTTACACCAGACAGAACAGTGTCAGCATGCAAGTCATGTTTTTGAAACGTCTTATTTACtcctctgtcagccccacacATCGCCCCTTCATCGCTGACAACTTAAAATGTGGCGATAGAACCTGCAATAATCTCTTTGTAAGAAAATCGCTGGTGAAGATGTGTTATCCTGACCCCTTAAgaaggaattatattttagacatgtattTAGTAGATTTGAAAGCCCTTAAATttagaaaaagatacatttcattccctATCCCCCCCAAAGCCAAAGAGGTCCACTTCAATATAATGAACCatatttacccctccagtgaatttaGAAGATTAACTTTTAATGTAGCCTGTAACTCttgtcctccgtagggtgtctgggctcagccttagagatagggtgaggagctcagagtagagccgctgctccttcgcgtcgaaaggagccagttgaggtggttcgggcatctgatcaggatgcctcctgggcaccttcctttggaggttttccgagcacgtccaactgggaggagaccgcggggtagacccagaactcgctggagggactacatgtccagtctggcctgagaacgtcttggggtcccccaggaggagctggagggcgttgctggggagaggcacgtctggagggccctacttagcttgctgcccccaccccggagaagcggctgatgatgaataaatgaatgaatgaatgaaactcGTCAAttttgcaagacagacacagaaacatcagatcatttatttttccactgtaatGTTACTTATAATGTTTGGTATAATTTGAATGTATGGATGAAATCTAGCATTACTTCCATTTCTACCAGAaagtgtcaaatttggaatgTTTATAGAAGATAGAAATagagaattcttgttgaataatgtgattattCTGGCAAACTATTCTATAAACAAATGTAGATATTACAAAACGCAACTCTGTTTAGCAGCACGAAAAACAGAAATGTCCAAAAATTATTCCttgcatttgaacaatttaaaATAATTGaacccctggaatattgtattgtcctattttgttttatttttccatttgttttatctctttttaatttaGTATTTATctccttgttgttgtttttttaaacttttttactaactgcatttaagccatgctagctgtgtagctagcagcagtgggcaggtgccgtgcagcgcccgaccCCAGctggtctcgccatgccttgctcagaggcacaggcaggggtattaactctaacatgcatgtctttaggatggtgggggaaacccaccacagacacggggagaacatgcaaactccacacagaggacgacccgggatgaaggACAGAAGaccttgttttgttctcattgtctttgacacGTTTGTatgtactgttcttagcctactctgttgtatagagcagtggttctcaacctttttggggtcctggaccccctgcgtatttttgatctaccctgaggacccctccacctgatcttgggggaggggggttgcaatttgatagaaacagtagaaactgcattttaaattgcattatagcatttattcactctttggggcaaaaataagagctttcagttgtaacttagatatagttaacaaaacagaattcttatgcagtaactttcagatatatgtaacaaaacagaatatgtattcagtaacttttaacaatgcaaacgggagcgagatctcttattaaaatacaataaattacacttgtgaaacagatgtaattagaggaaaaagtcctgttaccctttatagtttaggtagataaaggtctcagtcacatttgagtaaaataatcctatttctataaatgtcataggatcttttttttaaagatattttattttcacggaccccttgcaattacaccacggaccactaggggtccgcggacccccggttgagaaacactggtatagAGTATACGGGCTTAGCTGATGCGTTTGTATAGTtgaagacttaaaaaaaaaatcgtttcTACACAtccggtacagtaggtggcgatgtGCACCTTACTCTCTCGCTTGCAATACGCCGCGAAACAGCGAAGAAGACGACCACGGAAGCCAGTAAGGCTGACAAAATGGCCGCATCGGAGCGCAGAGAAAACGCCCAGCAGCTCGCTGGTGTCCACGCTGAACCGCGTAGATTGTGTGATTTATTAGACTGCGGCTGGAAGCTGTTTGAAGAGGTGGATACGACGAACGAGTCTACGGGATCAAACCACATCCAGGTTAAAGTTAAACGTGGAATAACGGCGCTGGAAGAGGCGTCCAGAATGGCGGCGCAGCTCGACTTGTTTAGTCGCAACGAGCTGCTGGAGGAGATCGCGACCACGGATCTGAAATACCTCCTGCTGCCTGTGCTGCTGGGCGCGCTGACCATGAAGCAGACCAACCGCGCCACACGCCTGCAGTCCGTGCAAATGGCGAGAGTCTACTTCTACGATTTTCTGCGGAGGTGTAAGGACTACAACGTCTCGAATTTTGAGCTGCCATTTTCCGCAACGGAAAATTCGACGTGTGGGGAAGAATTGGAAAACGGAGCTGACAAAAACAAGGTAATTACTGATTGCCACGAATATACATTTTTTTAGGGCGAAATTGATTAAGTAATGACTATataaccccccctcctccttttcctGGCAGCCCACCGCTTCCGCCACACAGCCAAACCTGGTTGCCATGGCGACGCAGAGACAAGCCAAAATAGAGCGCTACAGACAGAGAAAGGAGACGGAAGCCAAGTTATCGGAGATCAGACGAGTTGTGGAAAGCGGTCAAGCGGATGATGAAGCCGTCCGTGGCTTCTACCTTCTCAACTTGAAAAAGTGGGTCATGACATCTCTGGAAGAAATAGAAAGCATCGACCAGGAAGTGGCGATTCTGAAGAGAACGACCGTTCCGAATTCCACGGAGTCATCGTCAGAGCACAAGCACCCATCCAGGCCCCCGGTCAAACCGTTCATCCTCACCAAAGATGCTGTACAGGTGAGAACTCTGCAGCCCGCTTTGTGTGGGAAGATAAGCGTAAACCTTCCATGGCCCTAGAATGAATGATTATAGACTCTTCCCTGAGAACTTCATTTGTGTAGGTCTTAGATTGAAAAGGAGTGGTTCTAGAAAAGTGTGCTACTTGCTGCTGGGACTGTGACCTGTGCAAGCGTGTTGAACTACTAAGCCAAACTGAAGATACACTATATTAGAAGTTGGCCAGTAGGTGGTATTAGCTTAAAGCCATAGTAGTAGCAGTGTCCATCATGACAGCTGGTTCTACCACCCCAGTCTTTTTTTATCTACCTTGGACTCTCTTCCCACTGCAGCTGCAGGCACATGTGCTTCCGTCTCTCTCgggttctctctttttctttccattCCATTCGATCTTAAAAACTTCTAAATCTAGTCAGGCACAGAAATATTCCTGTTGGGGTCGGTTGTAAAAGGTATTGTATATATTCATTACTGTCATCATCAGACATATACTCACAGTAAAAAGTCAGTTTGAATCAGAGTACATTAGCTAATAAGTGGTGTGATACTTTCCTCTTAAAATACTTTCCCCCCCTGTAAAAACAACTAAAGGTATCTTTTTCCCCCAGCCTGTTCTCTTAAAAAACAGCTGATACAGGAACAAATATGATATGTGAACAGGGTCCAGTGTGTAGTAATACACAGGAATTCCTCAACAACAAAATGTAGTTCCAAGATAAACAGCAGTGTATGAGGAGAATTGAGTGAATGCTGGGATGGCATccggtgctttacctgtgcccccatccgtagggttagtggttgtgttaggaagggcatccgccgtaaaattttgccaaattagtatgcggattgacaagcccataccggatcagtcgaggcccgggtcaacaacgactgccattggtgctgtgccctcacaggataccGATGGAAGCTATaaaatccgctatggcgaccccagAGAAAGACGGAACAAGTACAGAGAGGAGACTTGAGCACCGGAAATATGTGAAAGAATGTTGTAATGATTTCCattttctttgtgtttttattttttatggctAAAATTTTTTTCTTAGCTGACCCCACTTGCCACCATtcttttattctatttattttttatttcatttttttgtttgcttgcttgctggAAGTAGCAGCCAGCTCTCTGAACGTAGGAATCACTGACTAGGGTAATTTCTAGGGGTGGGGATCTCTAGGCACCTCGCGATTCGATTCGATTCTGATTCAGAGGGCTACAGTGCCATTATAAAACAATTattgatgcatcaacatttttgaTTTCTATACATGATTTATTTTTCTCAGTGTAactacttgctacttttaaaacacatCATATTTGTAATGATCCATAATTAAAATGAACTGATGAATTTACTTCTATTATCTTTTATTAATACAGTAACTAATAGAAGAGACTTGTCAACTGAAAGGTCACGTTTCCCAGCAAGCAAAGAAGCAGCAAGAAAAGAAACAGAAATGTGCctgtagcagcatccttgttgtaaattaacaccggcttcagcaagacttcagcATCACTTGATAACATAAAAGCTGCCTTCATTCACAAATAATAAAGACTTCAACCCACACCCTCCTGTTATGGGCAATGAGCACACAGtccctcagacaaaaaaaaaaaacccaaaacattttgCTGTATATTAAAATCGAAAACAACATAGAACTGTGTACCAGCGCTCATACAAAACTAACGCTTTGTGTGGAATATGTGGTAACACAATACATAATGGAGAAAATACAAGGCCACTATGAAATCATGGAAGTGCAACATAGCAGATGTGCTTAGCTGGTGATGTTGGGACGTGTAAGAACCGGAGCTGGTCTACATGCTCCGCTGTGTAAGAACCGGAGCTGGTCTACATGCTCCGCTGTGCAGTAACTACGTCTCCTGCTGTAGGGGAGACTGTGCAGAGACGCTGGTGCCTGGAATACACAAGTATGTCTTGGCCAACGTGGAAATCAGAGGAGACATCGCCTCATTCTTCCTCCACCAACTGAGAGGATcctcagagagagacagggtcctcagagagagagaggggtgcagCACTATGACACTTGGTCACTTCCTCTTCAGCTCTGGCAGAGGCTGATGTGGGCTGCTGAACTCGAGCATCAGTGAAGGTCTGCCCCAGCAGATCCTCTAGCAGAGAGGATGAAGCCTTTCTTTTTGGGAGCAGACAGGCTTTGGTGTTGCTCCTAAGTGGTCTTGGGATGAGGGGTGTCCTCCTCACTCACTGTGTTGTGCTTTGGgttttcctcttcttctgctctcACCTCTTGCTGTACTTATATAAACACAATAAGAACAAACACAACAACCTTACATTtttaaatcacaatgtcatcttcaACCCAAACCACATTTGAACAAGCTCACTAACCAAACACATATTTACTTTTTTTATTCCGTGTCAAACTTCTTTTATTGTTTATCGAATATTTGTTATTTTGGCAGTTGGATAAGTTAATTAAC
Proteins encoded:
- the igbp1 gene encoding immunoglobulin-binding protein 1 encodes the protein MAASERRENAQQLAGVHAEPRRLCDLLDCGWKLFEEVDTTNESTGSNHIQVKVKRGITALEEASRMAAQLDLFSRNELLEEIATTDLKYLLLPVLLGALTMKQTNRATRLQSVQMARVYFYDFLRRCKDYNVSNFELPFSATENSTCGEELENGADKNKPTASATQPNLVAMATQRQAKIERYRQRKETEAKLSEIRRVVESGQADDEAVRGFYLLNLKKWVMTSLEEIESIDQEVAILKRTTVPNSTESSSEHKHPSRPPVKPFILTKDAVQAKVFGAGYPSLATMTVDDWYEQRQKCGFLPDQGVPRTAAVIQDYDTEELAEEEKEKRVEMDDEEALQKARDWDDWKDTHRRGYGNRKNMG